The following are from one region of the Denitrobacterium detoxificans genome:
- a CDS encoding FtsX-like permease family protein translates to MKLALRNVRKSLGDYAIYFITLFAGVAVFYAFNSIEAQQILFDIQQDDDVFKSVSEFMGLFSYVVAFVLGFLVIYANGFIVRRRHREFGTYLTLGMSTRGVALVMLIETLLIGLVALVLGIAAGFLLSQLLSFATAKLLGTIIQHYQFVFSMGALKNTVLCLGIIFAVVALFNVVIIGRTSIIKLLDNASRQQRVIMRNPIASAIVFVASIAILAFAYNRLAENGLLMLDDPKFMQATIAMLIGTLLLFWSAAGIVIAIVSKLKAYHRGLTAFTMRQVASRINTAFVSLWAISVILFFAMTVFSTGMGIADALTSNAEKLTPYDCSAPLFQSIDQTLEEEGGDALAAYQSNEGDRVAAIRLADPDWDTYVREAVQLDSYLLVGKSGEGAAYTYDDLLSNSNVPMSEALASITNNETPVTMQKLSQYNATMRMIGQTGLTLGHDEVAIANTIDFAQAQADDLVSNHAHVSYGGYELTVVCGTSVEESNTAMGSVGLVIIANDDIVDELAANDQALYSSSYLNFMFVTNDADANDQALSRTSQRCKDAYSESWPLEATLTQQEMLSQALFLRMLVTYLAVYIGFVFLIAVTALLAIRQLSDVSVSLPRYRTLSRIGTDEHDIQRSLRHQVELYFLAPLVVAICHTAWSINVMNGSLTAALGVNPANSIALTAVLMTIIYGGYMLITYLVSKRFVKATLAR, encoded by the coding sequence TTGAAACTCGCCTTGCGCAACGTGCGCAAATCGCTGGGAGACTACGCCATCTACTTCATCACGCTTTTTGCGGGCGTTGCCGTCTTCTATGCGTTCAATTCCATCGAAGCCCAGCAAATCCTCTTCGACATTCAGCAAGACGACGACGTCTTCAAGAGCGTATCGGAGTTCATGGGCCTCTTCTCATACGTCGTCGCATTCGTCCTTGGATTTCTCGTCATCTACGCCAACGGTTTCATCGTCCGCAGGCGGCACCGAGAATTCGGCACGTACCTTACCCTTGGCATGAGCACACGCGGCGTTGCCCTCGTCATGCTCATAGAAACGCTGCTCATCGGCCTTGTCGCGCTTGTTCTAGGCATTGCCGCAGGCTTCCTGCTCAGCCAGTTGCTTTCGTTTGCCACGGCCAAGCTCCTGGGCACCATCATCCAGCATTACCAATTCGTCTTCTCGATGGGCGCGCTCAAGAACACGGTCCTATGCCTTGGCATCATCTTTGCCGTCGTCGCCCTGTTTAACGTCGTGATCATTGGTCGCACCAGCATCATCAAGCTTCTCGACAACGCCTCTCGCCAGCAGCGCGTCATCATGCGCAACCCCATCGCAAGCGCCATCGTCTTCGTTGCATCCATCGCCATTCTGGCCTTTGCCTACAATCGACTGGCGGAAAACGGGCTCCTCATGCTCGATGACCCCAAGTTCATGCAGGCCACCATCGCCATGCTCATTGGCACGCTCCTGCTGTTCTGGTCGGCCGCGGGAATCGTCATTGCCATCGTGAGCAAGCTCAAAGCCTACCATCGCGGCCTTACGGCCTTCACGATGCGCCAAGTCGCCTCGCGCATCAACACGGCATTCGTTTCACTCTGGGCCATCAGCGTCATTCTCTTCTTCGCCATGACCGTCTTCTCCACGGGCATGGGCATCGCAGACGCGCTCACGAGCAACGCCGAGAAGCTCACCCCCTATGATTGCTCGGCCCCGCTATTCCAGTCCATTGACCAGACGCTCGAAGAAGAAGGCGGGGATGCGCTGGCCGCGTACCAGTCGAACGAAGGCGACCGCGTAGCCGCCATCCGGCTTGCCGACCCCGATTGGGATACGTACGTGCGGGAAGCCGTACAGCTTGACTCGTATTTGCTTGTCGGCAAATCGGGAGAGGGCGCTGCATACACGTATGACGACCTACTTTCCAACTCGAATGTGCCCATGAGCGAAGCGCTTGCGTCGATAACCAACAATGAGACCCCGGTCACCATGCAGAAGCTCTCTCAATACAATGCGACTATGCGCATGATTGGACAGACCGGCCTTACGCTCGGACATGACGAGGTAGCCATCGCCAATACGATCGACTTCGCCCAAGCGCAAGCCGACGATCTGGTTAGCAACCATGCGCACGTCTCCTACGGGGGATACGAGCTAACCGTTGTATGCGGAACCTCCGTGGAAGAGTCGAACACGGCAATGGGCAGCGTGGGACTCGTCATCATCGCCAACGACGATATCGTAGATGAACTCGCTGCGAACGATCAGGCACTATACAGCAGCAGTTATCTGAACTTCATGTTCGTCACCAATGACGCCGACGCGAATGACCAAGCACTCTCCCGCACCAGCCAACGCTGCAAGGACGCGTATTCCGAATCGTGGCCCCTTGAAGCCACGCTCACCCAGCAGGAGATGCTCTCTCAGGCACTGTTCCTACGCATGCTCGTAACGTATCTTGCGGTGTACATTGGCTTCGTGTTCCTCATTGCGGTGACGGCCTTGCTCGCAATTCGCCAGCTATCCGACGTCTCCGTATCCCTTCCGCGCTACCGCACGCTCTCGCGCATCGGCACCGACGAGCACGACATCCAACGCTCGCTGCGCCATCAGGTGGAACTGTACTTCCTCGCACCGCTAGTCGTGGCCATCTGCCACACGGCCTGGAGCATCAACGTCATGAACGGATCGCTCACGGCGGCGCTGGGCGTAAACCCCGCAAACTCGATTGCGCTCACCGCCGTCCTCATGACCATCATTTACGGAGGGTACATGCTCATCACGTACCTGGTAAGCAAGCGCTTTGTGAAAGCGACGCTCGCGCGCTAA
- the brnQ gene encoding branched-chain amino acid transport system II carrier protein — MKARDRISVAVMLFGMLFGAGNLIFPVHLGQLAAGNVWVATLGFVITAVGLPLLGVAALGASRASGGLELAQKVGGTWGIAFMSVLYLTIGPFFAIPRCASVTYTVGIEPLVGSSWLPACTVVFFAIAVLLAMRPGQILTWIGKVITPLFLVFLAVLLITALVNPLSSVDAAAASANYQTNAFSNGFFEGYNTMDVLAALAFGGVVVDVIRRLGVSDGGAVAGEVVRCGAVSCAIMVVIYGALALVGAQSVGALGVSENGGIALTQIATAYFGPAGLVILAVTVALACLKVAVGLLVSCAEFFREVLPKGPSYRAWVLLFAVFSLVIANAGLTRVIEYAVPVLMFLYPLAIVLIGLALAGRWVSVPRQVYVAVVACVTVTCVLDFLNGLPEVARAPFEGLLAGASAYVPLFDMGLSWLLPAVLGVVIGLVAHTIATRKAA, encoded by the coding sequence GTGAAGGCTAGGGATAGGATATCGGTTGCAGTCATGCTGTTCGGCATGCTGTTTGGTGCGGGAAACCTCATTTTCCCCGTTCACCTGGGCCAGCTTGCCGCGGGCAATGTGTGGGTGGCCACTCTTGGCTTCGTGATTACCGCTGTGGGCCTGCCGTTGCTTGGCGTTGCCGCGCTGGGTGCGAGCCGTGCTTCGGGCGGTCTTGAGCTTGCGCAAAAGGTTGGCGGCACGTGGGGCATTGCGTTTATGAGCGTGCTCTACCTGACCATTGGGCCCTTCTTCGCCATTCCCCGCTGCGCGTCGGTTACCTATACCGTGGGCATCGAGCCGCTCGTGGGCTCTTCGTGGCTGCCCGCGTGTACGGTCGTATTCTTCGCAATCGCCGTTTTGTTGGCCATGCGACCAGGTCAGATTCTCACGTGGATTGGCAAGGTAATTACGCCGTTGTTCTTGGTGTTCCTGGCCGTGCTGCTCATTACCGCGTTGGTGAACCCGTTGTCGTCCGTGGATGCGGCGGCTGCTTCTGCTAATTACCAGACGAACGCCTTCTCGAACGGGTTCTTCGAGGGATACAACACCATGGACGTTCTTGCCGCCCTGGCGTTTGGCGGTGTGGTCGTTGATGTCATTCGCCGCCTGGGCGTTTCCGATGGCGGCGCCGTGGCGGGCGAGGTTGTGCGTTGCGGTGCGGTGAGCTGCGCCATCATGGTGGTCATTTATGGCGCGCTTGCCCTGGTGGGCGCTCAGAGCGTAGGGGCGTTGGGCGTCTCCGAAAACGGCGGCATCGCCCTTACCCAGATCGCCACGGCCTACTTTGGCCCTGCAGGTCTGGTCATTCTGGCCGTCACCGTTGCGCTGGCCTGCCTGAAGGTGGCCGTTGGCCTGCTGGTAAGCTGTGCGGAGTTCTTCCGCGAAGTGCTTCCGAAGGGGCCGTCGTACCGGGCGTGGGTGTTGCTGTTTGCGGTGTTTTCCCTGGTAATCGCTAATGCTGGCCTTACGCGCGTCATTGAGTACGCGGTTCCCGTGCTCATGTTCCTGTATCCGCTTGCCATCGTGCTCATTGGTCTGGCCTTGGCTGGGCGTTGGGTTTCGGTTCCTCGCCAGGTGTATGTGGCGGTCGTGGCATGCGTTACCGTGACGTGCGTGCTCGATTTTCTGAATGGATTGCCCGAGGTGGCGCGTGCGCCCTTCGAGGGGCTGTTGGCGGGTGCTTCTGCGTATGTGCCCCTGTTCGACATGGGGTTGTCGTGGTTGCTTCCCGCTGTCTTGGGCGTGGTCATTGGCTTGGTTGCTCACACCATAGCGACCAGGAAGGCCGCTTAG
- a CDS encoding DUF1653 domain-containing protein produces the protein MRDIELKRVYRHFKGDHYLVEDIARHSETNEEYVVYRKLYGDGSLWIRPKTMFLSEVDHEKYPDCPQKYRFELQDIESVAHKA, from the coding sequence ATGCGAGACATCGAGCTGAAACGCGTATACCGGCATTTTAAGGGCGACCACTATCTCGTGGAAGACATTGCCCGCCATTCCGAAACCAACGAGGAATACGTGGTATACCGCAAGCTCTACGGCGACGGCTCGCTGTGGATTCGTCCCAAGACCATGTTCCTTTCCGAAGTCGACCACGAAAAGTATCCCGATTGCCCGCAGAAGTACCGATTCGAACTGCAGGACATCGAAAGCGTCGCCCATAAGGCATAG
- a CDS encoding FAD-binding oxidoreductase encodes MPEYHQLTPELVSQLAEIVGVDNCLTGEDIAEDYAHDEMPIYGTRMPEAVCLPATTEEVAAIMKLCYENSIPVTVRGAGTGLVGGSTPLYGGVVLCTMRMDKILAYDMDNLNVRVQPGVRLCDLAADALDHDLMYPPDPGEKTGSLGGNVSTNAGGMRAVKYGTTRDYVLAMTVVLPTGEIQHIGRAVTKTSSGYSLLHLMIGSEGTLGVICELTLKLVPNPREDMSFILPFENIESAIESVPKIKLAGLNPQSIEFMERDIVDTSAEATGNHVFPTEVNGCEAGAYILVTLDGNDEDEIFMRAERLAEIADGQGAFDTLVVQDPSQKESVWAARSSFLTVIESDTDLIDEMDVVVPVNVIADFLKYVHEVGEQNGTRIRSFGHAGDGNLHIYCCANDADQDEFLQQSAKVMEAAYAKCAELGGQISGEHGIGHAKKDYLRASLGETPINLMAGIKAVFDPKCILNPGKICS; translated from the coding sequence ATGCCCGAGTATCATCAGCTCACGCCCGAGCTGGTTTCCCAGCTTGCGGAAATCGTGGGCGTGGATAACTGCCTTACCGGCGAGGATATTGCCGAAGATTACGCGCATGACGAAATGCCCATTTACGGCACGCGCATGCCCGAGGCGGTTTGTCTTCCTGCCACCACCGAGGAAGTGGCGGCCATCATGAAGCTGTGCTACGAGAACAGCATTCCTGTTACGGTGCGCGGCGCAGGTACGGGCCTGGTTGGCGGCAGCACGCCGCTGTACGGCGGCGTTGTCTTGTGCACGATGCGCATGGACAAGATTCTTGCGTACGATATGGACAACCTGAATGTGCGCGTTCAGCCGGGCGTGCGCCTGTGCGATCTGGCAGCCGATGCCCTGGACCACGACCTCATGTATCCGCCCGATCCCGGCGAGAAGACCGGATCTTTGGGTGGCAACGTGAGCACCAATGCCGGTGGCATGCGTGCCGTGAAGTACGGCACGACGCGTGATTACGTGCTGGCCATGACCGTGGTGCTTCCTACGGGCGAGATTCAGCATATCGGCCGTGCGGTCACGAAGACCAGCTCTGGCTACAGTTTGCTGCACCTGATGATTGGCTCGGAAGGCACGCTTGGCGTCATCTGCGAGCTCACGCTGAAGCTCGTTCCCAATCCGCGTGAGGACATGAGCTTCATCCTGCCGTTCGAGAACATCGAGTCGGCCATCGAGTCGGTTCCCAAGATCAAGCTTGCCGGCCTGAACCCCCAGTCCATCGAGTTCATGGAGCGCGATATCGTGGATACCTCGGCCGAGGCCACGGGCAATCACGTGTTCCCCACGGAAGTTAATGGTTGCGAAGCGGGCGCGTACATTCTGGTCACGCTCGACGGAAACGATGAGGACGAGATCTTCATGCGTGCCGAGCGCCTGGCGGAAATCGCCGATGGGCAGGGCGCGTTCGACACGCTCGTGGTGCAGGATCCGTCTCAGAAGGAAAGCGTCTGGGCAGCACGCAGCTCGTTCTTGACCGTCATCGAATCGGATACCGACCTCATCGACGAGATGGACGTGGTCGTGCCCGTGAACGTCATTGCCGACTTCCTGAAGTACGTCCACGAAGTGGGCGAGCAGAATGGCACGCGCATTCGTTCGTTTGGCCATGCAGGCGATGGCAACCTGCACATCTACTGCTGCGCGAACGACGCCGACCAGGACGAGTTCCTGCAGCAGTCCGCCAAGGTCATGGAAGCTGCGTACGCCAAGTGCGCCGAGCTGGGCGGCCAGATTTCCGGCGAGCACGGTATCGGCCATGCGAAGAAGGATTACCTGCGTGCTTCGCTGGGCGAGACGCCCATCAATCTCATGGCGGGTATCAAGGCCGTCTTCGACCCGAAGTGCATTTTGAACCCGGGCAAGATCTGCAGCTAG
- a CDS encoding fructose-bisphosphatase class III, producing MDREEEIKRISAELNALKTPEYFVSDVHGEYGAFVHILRNGCGMVRVAIDDVLGDQLEESEADALATLVYYPHRKLPMLVEAADDADLWRIHTMKNLLAVLRHVAADRSPRSVADALSEDVAREVYVILGLEDRAPAQAPELSNDPDVQIIALCQAIQHLVIGHVHMVGDIYDRGPAPHLIMDELAKLPSLDIQWGNHDMVWMGASLGQRGCIAHVVRNCARYGNLDILTDAYGMDLDPLVSFALKAYEGDPCEAFALKVNPGLSPEELDAAVKVQKAMAILQFKVEAQLIDENPSFGLESRKLLHLIDYERGIVPVDGVEYEVTDTYLPTVDREHPYELTPEEEAVMRHLEHEFMTCETLQKHMRVLLDRGSLYALSNGNLLLHACVPLNEDGSLKEVDIFGKTCSGLALYDELQEWVYRGFRAEDEETRKRGRDIMWYLWLGEGSPLFAKSKMATFEIYMCREKEARKEVKNAFYQLFDSEEPYNNIFRDFGLDPHTAHLVCGHVPVKVKDGEDPVKAGGKVICIDGGFSAAYQKTTGIAGFTLVSGPNDLVLYSHEPLPSVDDAIRDNLDIHSTARVIEEYATPRLIADTDEGLFLHARLQKMQAS from the coding sequence ATGGACCGCGAAGAGGAAATCAAAAGGATATCCGCTGAACTGAATGCCCTGAAAACGCCCGAGTACTTCGTTTCCGACGTGCATGGCGAATACGGTGCGTTCGTGCACATCCTGCGCAACGGATGCGGCATGGTGCGTGTAGCCATCGACGATGTGTTGGGCGATCAGTTGGAAGAGAGCGAGGCCGATGCCCTGGCAACGCTCGTGTACTATCCGCATCGCAAGTTGCCCATGCTCGTGGAGGCGGCTGACGACGCCGATTTGTGGCGCATTCATACCATGAAGAACCTGCTTGCGGTTCTGCGCCATGTGGCTGCCGACCGCTCGCCTCGTTCCGTCGCCGACGCGCTTTCCGAAGATGTTGCCCGCGAGGTGTACGTCATCCTGGGGTTGGAAGATCGGGCACCCGCGCAGGCTCCCGAGCTTTCGAACGACCCCGATGTGCAGATCATTGCGCTGTGCCAGGCCATTCAGCACCTGGTCATTGGTCACGTGCATATGGTGGGTGACATCTACGACCGCGGTCCTGCGCCGCATCTGATCATGGACGAGCTTGCCAAGTTGCCTTCTCTCGATATCCAGTGGGGCAACCACGACATGGTGTGGATGGGCGCTTCCCTGGGCCAGCGCGGCTGCATCGCGCATGTGGTGCGCAATTGTGCGCGCTATGGCAACCTCGACATTCTTACTGATGCCTACGGCATGGATCTCGATCCTCTGGTTAGCTTTGCGCTGAAGGCGTACGAGGGCGACCCGTGCGAGGCCTTCGCCCTGAAGGTGAATCCGGGCCTGTCTCCTGAAGAGCTCGACGCCGCCGTAAAGGTGCAGAAGGCCATGGCTATCTTGCAGTTCAAGGTGGAAGCCCAGCTTATCGACGAGAACCCGAGCTTCGGGCTGGAAAGCCGCAAGCTGCTGCATCTCATTGACTACGAGCGCGGTATCGTGCCGGTGGACGGCGTGGAGTACGAAGTCACCGATACGTACCTGCCCACGGTCGACCGCGAGCATCCCTACGAGCTCACGCCGGAAGAGGAAGCGGTCATGCGCCACCTGGAGCATGAATTCATGACGTGCGAAACGCTGCAGAAGCACATGCGCGTTCTGCTCGATCGTGGCAGTCTGTATGCGCTTTCCAACGGAAACCTGCTGCTCCATGCCTGCGTGCCGCTGAATGAGGATGGCAGCCTGAAGGAAGTCGACATCTTCGGGAAGACGTGTTCGGGTTTGGCTCTGTACGATGAGCTGCAGGAATGGGTGTATCGCGGCTTTCGCGCCGAAGACGAGGAAACGCGCAAGCGTGGCCGGGACATCATGTGGTACCTGTGGCTGGGCGAGGGCTCGCCCCTGTTCGCAAAGAGCAAGATGGCTACGTTCGAGATCTACATGTGCCGCGAAAAGGAAGCGCGCAAGGAAGTCAAGAATGCGTTCTACCAGCTCTTCGATTCGGAAGAGCCCTACAACAACATCTTCCGCGACTTCGGCCTCGACCCCCATACCGCCCATTTGGTGTGCGGTCACGTGCCCGTGAAGGTGAAGGACGGGGAAGACCCGGTGAAGGCTGGCGGCAAGGTAATCTGCATCGACGGCGGCTTTTCCGCGGCGTACCAGAAGACTACGGGCATTGCTGGCTTTACGCTGGTGAGCGGCCCGAACGACCTGGTTCTCTATAGTCACGAGCCCCTGCCTAGCGTGGATGACGCCATCCGCGACAACTTGGACATCCATTCCACGGCGCGCGTCATCGAGGAGTACGCTACGCCTCGTTTGATTGCCGATACCGACGAGGGGCTGTTCCTGCATGCCCGCTTGCAGAAAATGCAAGCCTCCTAA
- a CDS encoding deoxyribonuclease IV → MNQLVIGPHLSVAKGYAKAADEAAKLGATTFQFFTRNPRGGKAKALDPKDIERYRVRAQDQGIVCMLAHAPYTLNAAAAKPEVQDFARQTFADDLQRMETFPGSCYNFHPGSHVGQGADVGIQKIVSVLNDVLRPEQTTTVLLETMAGKGSEIGRTFQELASIIEGVELNDHMGVTLDTCHVWDAGYDIRDDLDGVLEEFDRIIGLGRLKAIHLNDSKNPCGSHKDRHECIGKGEIGFEALSAVTRHPALRHLPFYLETPQESLTGYAEEIAALRAIWQ, encoded by the coding sequence ATGAATCAGCTGGTGATTGGCCCGCACCTTTCGGTGGCCAAAGGCTATGCGAAGGCCGCCGATGAAGCGGCGAAGCTGGGTGCGACCACGTTCCAATTCTTCACGCGCAACCCGCGTGGCGGCAAGGCAAAGGCGCTCGATCCGAAGGACATCGAACGCTATCGCGTGCGGGCGCAGGATCAGGGCATCGTGTGCATGCTCGCTCATGCTCCCTATACGCTGAATGCTGCCGCGGCCAAGCCTGAGGTGCAAGATTTCGCGCGTCAGACGTTTGCCGACGATTTGCAGCGCATGGAGACGTTCCCCGGTTCGTGCTACAACTTCCATCCTGGCAGCCATGTGGGCCAGGGTGCCGACGTGGGCATTCAGAAGATCGTGTCTGTCTTGAATGATGTGTTGCGCCCCGAGCAGACGACTACCGTGCTGCTGGAGACCATGGCTGGCAAGGGGTCAGAAATCGGCCGTACGTTTCAGGAACTGGCGTCAATCATCGAGGGTGTGGAGCTGAACGACCACATGGGCGTAACGCTCGATACGTGCCATGTGTGGGACGCAGGCTACGATATTCGCGATGACCTGGATGGCGTGCTTGAGGAGTTCGACCGCATCATCGGGCTTGGTCGCCTGAAAGCCATCCATCTGAATGATTCGAAGAACCCCTGCGGTTCGCACAAGGACCGCCACGAGTGCATTGGCAAGGGGGAAATCGGCTTCGAGGCCCTTTCCGCCGTTACCCGCCATCCTGCGTTGCGTCATCTTCCGTTCTACTTGGAAACACCCCAGGAATCGCTTACGGGATATGCGGAGGAAATTGCAGCATTACGCGCAATTTGGCAATAA
- a CDS encoding phosphatase PAP2 family protein encodes MDLAILHGIQNTIGCDFLDMVMPAITMLGEKGAIWLIAGIVLICMKRYRRWGITLICGVALVWVVGDHIIKPLVARPRPFVVDPSLLPLLVEAPTDFSFPSGHTSASFAAATVLLFSNVKKPWKVLGLVVAILIAFSRLYVCVHNPTDVLAGLVLGVAAGIIVSLVSNALAQRYGWGEPAAVPQGKHSR; translated from the coding sequence ATGGATCTTGCAATCTTGCATGGCATCCAGAATACGATTGGATGCGACTTTCTCGACATGGTCATGCCTGCCATTACCATGCTCGGCGAAAAGGGCGCTATTTGGCTTATTGCGGGCATCGTGCTTATCTGCATGAAGCGCTATCGCCGTTGGGGCATTACGCTCATCTGCGGCGTTGCGCTTGTCTGGGTCGTGGGCGATCACATTATCAAGCCCCTCGTCGCCAGGCCGCGACCGTTCGTGGTCGATCCTTCGCTGCTTCCCTTGCTGGTAGAGGCTCCCACGGATTTTTCGTTCCCCTCGGGGCATACGTCGGCAAGCTTCGCGGCGGCTACGGTGCTCCTGTTCAGCAACGTAAAGAAGCCCTGGAAGGTGCTGGGTCTTGTCGTGGCAATCCTCATCGCCTTCTCGCGCTTGTACGTGTGCGTGCATAATCCTACCGACGTACTGGCCGGCCTGGTCCTGGGTGTTGCGGCGGGCATTATCGTGTCGCTCGTGTCGAATGCGCTTGCGCAACGTTATGGCTGGGGAGAGCCGGCCGCGGTGCCACAGGGTAAGCATTCTCGATAG
- a CDS encoding YccF domain-containing protein gives MRTIGNIIWILTGGWLTALGFCLAGCIFYISIIGIPLGRISFRMAALTLAPFGKDIVYGGGAPSLLANIVWFLLIGLWSALAYVFMGVLFCVTVIGIPFGLQLFKMARLAIAPFGSSLVEA, from the coding sequence ATGCGCACGATTGGAAATATCATCTGGATACTCACCGGCGGGTGGCTTACGGCGCTGGGCTTCTGCCTTGCGGGCTGCATCTTCTACATTTCCATTATCGGCATTCCGCTGGGGCGCATCTCGTTTCGCATGGCGGCTCTTACGCTTGCGCCGTTCGGTAAGGACATCGTATACGGTGGTGGTGCCCCATCGTTGCTTGCCAACATCGTGTGGTTCCTGCTCATTGGCTTGTGGTCGGCGCTTGCCTACGTGTTCATGGGCGTTCTCTTTTGCGTCACGGTCATCGGCATTCCCTTTGGCTTGCAGCTCTTCAAAATGGCCCGTCTGGCCATCGCTCCCTTCGGGTCGTCTCTTGTGGAAGCGTAG
- a CDS encoding L,D-transpeptidase family protein: protein MLQFSRRAFIAAVGGSIAAVTLSGCSDESANQRPTELFAWAQHEKDSPEWVSSLSQAQDKSIKQLFVVAGMGEQLTTATISMHERDENEAWRQVLSTPGYVGRDGLCPDSEHEEGDFAKTPIGVYKFNKAFGIADDPGCAMEYTKIDDDAYWSGDMREGMHYNELVSIKELPDLNTEDSEHIIEYDFQYQYCLNISFNEEGTPGRGSAIFLHCLDPAKPYTGGCVAIPEYAMIEVVKRVSPDCVVIIDTFDNMNGSF from the coding sequence ATGCTGCAATTCAGTAGACGAGCATTCATTGCTGCAGTAGGGGGAAGCATTGCGGCAGTGACTCTTTCGGGTTGCTCGGACGAAAGCGCCAATCAAAGGCCAACCGAACTATTTGCTTGGGCTCAGCATGAAAAGGATTCCCCTGAATGGGTTTCTTCGCTCTCGCAAGCGCAAGACAAATCAATCAAGCAGCTCTTCGTGGTTGCAGGGATGGGGGAACAGCTAACCACAGCAACTATATCCATGCACGAGCGAGATGAAAACGAAGCCTGGCGCCAAGTGCTCTCAACACCAGGCTACGTGGGACGCGATGGGCTCTGCCCCGATTCGGAGCACGAAGAGGGGGATTTTGCGAAAACGCCTATTGGCGTCTACAAGTTCAACAAGGCCTTTGGCATTGCGGATGACCCTGGCTGCGCAATGGAATACACCAAAATCGATGATGATGCATATTGGTCGGGCGATATGCGTGAGGGCATGCATTACAACGAACTAGTCAGCATTAAAGAGCTCCCCGACTTGAATACGGAAGATAGCGAGCACATCATTGAATACGACTTTCAATACCAATATTGCCTCAACATTAGCTTCAACGAAGAGGGAACCCCAGGAAGAGGTTCTGCCATCTTCCTTCATTGCCTCGACCCTGCAAAACCATACACAGGAGGATGCGTGGCAATACCAGAATACGCGATGATTGAAGTCGTAAAGCGCGTATCACCCGATTGCGTCGTCATTATAGACACGTTTGACAATATGAACGGTAGCTTCTAA